The Pseudolabrys sp. FHR47 genome contains a region encoding:
- the cysD gene encoding sulfate adenylyltransferase subunit CysD produces MTWREHNIGLRRLEAEAIEIIREAVAESRNPVMLYSIGKDSSAMLHLAQKAFAPGKPPFPLLHVDTTWKFREMLAFRDETAARIGMDLLVHVNEEGLRRGISPIASGSAVHTQVMKTEGLRQALDKWKFDLAFGGARRDEEKSRAKERIFSHRSASHGWDPRNQRPELWRLFNARIKPGESLRVFPLSNWTEIDVWDYIRAENIPVVPLYFAKSRPVVEREGTLIMVDDERLPLEPGETPRMESVRFRTLGCYPLTGAIRSGADTLDAIIEEMRSSSSSERQGRLIDHDDSGSMEKKKREGYF; encoded by the coding sequence ATGACCTGGCGTGAGCACAACATCGGTCTGCGCCGCCTTGAAGCCGAGGCGATCGAAATCATTCGCGAAGCGGTCGCCGAGTCGCGCAACCCGGTGATGCTCTATTCCATCGGCAAGGATTCCAGCGCGATGCTGCACCTTGCGCAAAAAGCCTTTGCACCGGGCAAGCCGCCATTTCCGCTTCTGCACGTCGACACGACCTGGAAATTTCGCGAGATGCTCGCCTTCAGGGACGAGACCGCGGCCCGGATCGGGATGGATCTGCTCGTTCATGTCAACGAGGAGGGGCTCCGGCGCGGTATTTCGCCGATTGCGTCGGGATCGGCGGTTCATACGCAGGTCATGAAGACCGAGGGGCTGCGGCAGGCGCTCGACAAATGGAAGTTCGATCTGGCTTTCGGCGGCGCCCGGCGCGACGAAGAGAAGAGCCGGGCCAAGGAGCGCATCTTCTCACATCGCAGCGCATCTCACGGCTGGGACCCGCGCAACCAGCGGCCCGAATTGTGGCGCCTGTTTAACGCGCGCATCAAACCTGGCGAGTCGCTGCGCGTGTTTCCGCTATCGAACTGGACCGAGATCGATGTCTGGGATTACATCCGCGCCGAGAATATCCCGGTGGTGCCGCTTTATTTCGCTAAGTCGCGCCCGGTGGTGGAGCGCGAGGGCACGCTGATCATGGTCGATGACGAGCGGCTGCCCCTCGAACCGGGCGAGACGCCGCGGATGGAGAGCGTCCGCTTCCGCACGCTCGGCTGTTATCCCTTGACCGGCGCCATCCGTTCGGGGGCCGACACGCTTGATGCCATCATCGAGGAGATGCGCTCGTCGTCGAGTTCGGAACGGCAGGGCCGGCTCATCGATCACGACGATAGTGGTTCGATGGAAAAGAAGAAGCGCGAGGGCTATTTCTGA
- a CDS encoding nucleotide sugar dehydrogenase, whose protein sequence is MTHNRTIAVIGLGYVGLPVAVAFARAGVPVVGFDVDADRIAELKSGHDRTLEVDAADLVNPNLTYSADDSALAKADFFIVTVPTPIDEARRPDLGAMLSASRTVAKYLKRGDIVVYESTVYPGACEEDCLPVLEAGSGLKAGQDFWIGYSPERINPGDKQHRFETITKVVSAQTPEALDIVAKVYGSVVKAGIHRAPSIKVAEAAKVIENTQRDLNIAFMNELSAIFQVLDIDTADVLAAAATKWNFLNYQPGLVGGHCIGVDPYYLTHRAEKAGYHPAIILAGRRINDGVGARIAQECVRMLTQRNCTNPLVTVLGMTFKENVPDIRNSKVIDIIRELDRFGVRYQVHDPMASAEEIRHEYDIELTPMDKLGPADAVVFAVAHSDYVHEGWALMSRLLKGGRGSVIDVKSRLDRSHCPDGIDLWRL, encoded by the coding sequence CTGACTCACAATCGGACAATTGCGGTCATCGGCCTTGGTTATGTAGGCCTGCCGGTTGCGGTCGCCTTTGCCCGTGCGGGCGTCCCGGTGGTTGGGTTTGACGTCGATGCGGACCGGATCGCGGAGCTGAAATCGGGGCATGACCGTACGCTTGAGGTCGACGCAGCGGATTTGGTTAATCCCAACCTGACCTACAGCGCCGACGACTCGGCCCTAGCGAAAGCGGACTTCTTCATCGTCACCGTGCCGACGCCGATCGACGAGGCGCGGCGGCCGGATCTCGGCGCCATGCTGTCGGCATCGCGCACCGTGGCCAAATATCTCAAGCGTGGGGATATCGTCGTCTACGAGTCCACGGTCTATCCCGGGGCCTGCGAAGAAGATTGCCTTCCGGTGCTGGAGGCCGGCTCCGGCCTCAAGGCGGGCCAAGATTTCTGGATCGGTTACTCGCCGGAGCGCATCAACCCCGGCGACAAGCAGCACCGCTTCGAGACCATCACCAAGGTCGTTTCGGCGCAGACTCCCGAAGCGCTCGACATCGTCGCCAAGGTCTACGGCTCGGTGGTCAAGGCCGGCATCCATCGTGCGCCGTCAATCAAGGTCGCCGAAGCCGCCAAGGTCATCGAGAACACCCAGCGCGATCTCAATATCGCGTTCATGAACGAACTGTCCGCGATCTTTCAGGTGCTCGATATCGACACCGCGGATGTTCTCGCCGCGGCGGCAACCAAATGGAACTTCCTCAACTATCAGCCTGGTCTGGTCGGCGGGCACTGTATAGGCGTCGATCCTTATTATCTGACCCATCGCGCCGAGAAAGCCGGCTATCACCCGGCGATCATTCTCGCCGGCCGGCGTATCAATGACGGCGTCGGTGCGCGTATTGCGCAGGAATGCGTGCGCATGTTGACGCAGCGAAACTGCACCAACCCCTTGGTGACGGTGCTGGGCATGACCTTCAAGGAAAACGTCCCCGATATACGCAACTCCAAAGTGATCGATATCATTCGCGAACTGGACCGCTTCGGCGTGCGCTATCAGGTTCACGACCCCATGGCTTCCGCAGAGGAGATCCGGCACGAGTACGACATCGAGTTGACGCCCATGGACAAGCTGGGGCCTGCCGACGCGGTCGTCTTTGCGGTCGCGCACAGCGACTATGTGCACGAAGGCTGGGCGCTGATGTCCCGTCTGCTCAAGGGCGGTCGCGGGTCGGTCATCGATGTCAAGTCGCGGCTCGATCGTAGCCACTGTCCGGACGGTATCGACTTGTGGCGGCTTTGA
- a CDS encoding glycosyltransferase family 2 protein: MLDATIIIPVFNRQALCERALHSVVVQNVANTEIIVVDDCSQPAFTLPSSLSGHGIRVIRHEKNHGAAAARNTGIEAAQGEWLLFLDSDDYWLTDTLAPRLTMAQQNYATNRSALTAFVAGFVLENKSIGRHDTRIPRASDDPLDFASGCWFSPGSTLLLRREVFAKIGPYDTALARLEDLDWFLRFALAGGRLERWPNVAAIIELGGKPRRDTLEQAAHRLLTKYATTGSPNRLTAPFIRRLKAYLDVERASIAAANRDWLATAFYFVRSWLRVPRTTLHLKRFWD; this comes from the coding sequence ATGCTGGATGCGACGATCATCATTCCGGTCTTCAATCGCCAGGCGCTGTGCGAACGAGCGCTGCACAGCGTCGTCGTACAGAACGTTGCGAATACCGAGATCATCGTTGTCGACGACTGTTCTCAGCCCGCATTCACGCTGCCGTCCAGTCTTTCCGGCCATGGCATTCGCGTCATTCGCCACGAAAAAAACCACGGCGCCGCGGCGGCGCGTAACACCGGGATCGAGGCGGCACAAGGCGAGTGGCTGCTGTTTCTCGACTCCGACGATTACTGGCTGACGGATACGCTCGCCCCTCGCCTGACGATGGCGCAGCAGAACTACGCCACGAACCGGTCCGCCCTCACCGCTTTTGTCGCGGGCTTCGTACTGGAAAACAAGTCAATTGGCCGCCATGACACCCGCATCCCTCGCGCGAGTGACGATCCACTCGACTTCGCCAGTGGCTGCTGGTTTTCGCCGGGCTCGACCCTGCTTCTGCGCCGGGAGGTCTTTGCGAAGATCGGGCCTTACGATACGGCGCTCGCGCGCCTCGAAGACCTCGACTGGTTTTTGCGCTTTGCCCTGGCCGGCGGCCGGCTCGAGCGATGGCCGAATGTTGCCGCTATCATCGAACTCGGCGGCAAACCGCGCCGCGACACTCTTGAACAGGCCGCACACCGGTTGCTGACCAAATACGCCACCACCGGAAGTCCGAACCGCCTGACCGCGCCCTTTATTCGTCGGCTGAAGGCCTATCTGGATGTCGAGCGTGCGTCGATTGCCGCCGCCAATCGAGACTGGCTGGCGACAGCCTTCTATTTTGTCCGGTCGTGGCTGCGTGTTCCGCGCACGACGCTCCATCTCAAACGCTTCTGGGATTGA
- a CDS encoding glycosyltransferase family 2 protein translates to MPNYNHAHYLPRALDAMLAQTWTDFEIIVVDDASTDNSREVIEDFAKRDPRVRSVALGENRGVNYAVMRALEVAEGEFICCAAADDFVAPNFLERCVTEMNHHPEAGLSFSDPTEYYEKEGTKIHYPLNLSDKPIFYSPDALVALFGRNYFHISSNTGLFRASAFRQAGGFDPDLHWLSDWFLVLVVACRHGACYLPESLTCLTVRGDSYSAQSLRDSRAQRPMLMKVLERFATPAYADVIKRFQDAGLIPEYRLRTLYWLLASPLGRQWVTPQLAIRIIGRGLWSYVRPLASPALRRRLRKLQNAVTRQN, encoded by the coding sequence ATGCCCAACTACAACCACGCGCATTATCTGCCGCGCGCGCTGGATGCGATGTTGGCGCAAACGTGGACCGATTTCGAAATCATCGTCGTTGACGACGCCTCGACGGACAATAGCCGCGAGGTCATCGAAGACTTTGCGAAGCGCGATCCGCGCGTTCGGTCGGTCGCGCTGGGGGAAAACCGCGGCGTCAATTACGCCGTCATGCGCGCGCTCGAGGTGGCGGAAGGCGAATTCATCTGCTGCGCGGCTGCCGACGATTTTGTCGCGCCGAATTTCCTCGAGCGCTGCGTCACCGAAATGAATCACCATCCGGAGGCCGGTCTGAGTTTCTCCGATCCGACGGAATATTATGAAAAAGAGGGGACCAAGATTCATTACCCTCTTAATCTGAGCGACAAGCCAATATTCTACTCGCCGGACGCGCTCGTCGCCTTGTTCGGCCGCAACTACTTTCATATTTCGTCGAATACGGGCCTGTTTCGTGCCTCCGCCTTCCGTCAGGCGGGGGGCTTCGATCCCGATCTGCACTGGCTTTCCGATTGGTTCCTGGTTCTTGTCGTCGCCTGTCGTCACGGCGCGTGCTATCTGCCGGAATCGCTGACATGTCTGACGGTGCGAGGCGATTCTTATTCCGCGCAAAGCCTGCGCGATTCACGCGCGCAGCGGCCGATGTTGATGAAGGTGCTGGAGCGGTTCGCGACCCCCGCCTATGCCGATGTCATCAAACGGTTTCAGGACGCCGGATTGATCCCGGAATATCGTTTAAGGACATTGTATTGGCTGCTTGCGAGCCCCCTCGGAAGACAATGGGTGACGCCGCAGCTTGCTATACGCATTATCGGGCGTGGGCTTTGGTCTTATGTCCGTCCGCTGGCTTCGCCCGCACTACGACGGCGGTTGAGGAAGCTTCAGAACGCCGTGACGCGACAGAATTGA
- a CDS encoding nucleotide sugar dehydrogenase produces MSKPTVGYAGMTHLGLCSAIGGSSKGFDMVCFDADAALVERLKAGQLPVVEPDLDDMLRDNRARISFTADAADLKACDLVYVAPDVPTDDTGTSDLTGLDKLLELVLANTRPDAVVVVLSQVSPGFTRARQRPGRQLYYQVETLVFGRAVERVTLPERFIVGVAEPGKPLPPAFDTFLKAFGCPILPMRFESAELTKIAINCCLVASVSTANTLAEICENIGADWSEIVPALKLDRRIGQYSYLAPGLGIAGGNLERDLATIVRLGDKHGTDVGVVRAWQHNSRYRRDWVLRTLRSKVLAATPDATLAVLGLAYKENTHSTKNSPSLALLSQIKDAKVQTFDPVVAPKPEWHPRLAGKGSELEACDGADALVIVTPWPQFKALAPTDIAKHLRGKVVIDPYKCLDGAACRAAGLEHLSLGVSA; encoded by the coding sequence ATGAGCAAACCAACGGTCGGCTATGCCGGCATGACCCATCTCGGCCTCTGCTCGGCCATCGGCGGCTCGAGCAAGGGCTTCGACATGGTCTGCTTCGACGCCGACGCCGCGCTGGTCGAGCGGCTCAAGGCCGGGCAATTGCCGGTGGTCGAGCCAGACCTTGACGATATGCTGCGCGACAACCGCGCGCGCATTAGCTTCACGGCCGATGCGGCCGATCTCAAGGCTTGCGACCTGGTCTATGTCGCGCCGGACGTGCCGACGGACGACACCGGGACGAGCGATCTGACCGGTCTCGACAAGCTCCTTGAACTGGTGCTGGCCAATACTAGGCCGGACGCCGTCGTCGTGGTGCTGAGCCAGGTGTCGCCGGGCTTTACCCGGGCGCGGCAGCGGCCGGGGCGCCAGCTTTACTACCAGGTCGAGACCCTGGTGTTCGGCCGCGCCGTGGAGCGCGTGACGCTGCCGGAGCGTTTTATCGTCGGCGTGGCGGAGCCGGGCAAGCCCTTGCCGCCGGCGTTCGACACCTTCCTCAAGGCCTTCGGCTGTCCGATTCTGCCGATGCGTTTCGAGAGCGCCGAGCTCACCAAGATCGCCATCAATTGCTGTCTGGTCGCCTCGGTGTCGACCGCCAATACGCTGGCCGAGATCTGTGAGAATATTGGGGCCGACTGGTCGGAAATCGTGCCGGCGTTGAAGCTTGACCGCCGGATCGGCCAGTATTCGTACCTAGCGCCGGGCCTCGGCATTGCCGGCGGCAATCTGGAGCGCGACCTCGCGACCATCGTCCGCCTCGGCGACAAGCATGGCACCGATGTCGGCGTGGTGCGCGCCTGGCAGCACAACAGCCGCTACCGGCGCGACTGGGTGCTGCGCACCTTGCGCAGCAAGGTGCTGGCGGCAACGCCCGATGCGACGCTGGCGGTGCTTGGGCTCGCCTACAAGGAAAATACGCACTCGACCAAGAATTCGCCGTCGCTGGCGCTTCTGTCCCAGATCAAGGATGCGAAGGTGCAGACCTTCGATCCGGTCGTTGCGCCGAAACCGGAATGGCATCCGCGGCTCGCCGGCAAGGGGAGTGAACTGGAGGCTTGCGACGGTGCCGATGCGCTGGTCATCGTAACGCCCTGGCCGCAGTTCAAGGCGCTTGCCCCGACCGACATCGCCAAACATCTGCGTGGCAAGGTCGTCATCGACCCGTATAAGTGCCTTGATGGCGCCGCTTGCCGTGCGGCCGGCCTCGAGCACCTGTCACTGGGCGTTTCCGCCTGA
- a CDS encoding Gfo/Idh/MocA family protein, whose translation MRMLVVGYGVQGKKRHRIAGDEAAGIVDPVAPEANWRDVRDVPLDAYDAVLACIPDEPKVEILKYLLGNGKHVLVEKPLHAESDAELAELEAVARANRAICYTAYNHRFEPHYVRMRDLVQSGELGRIYRCRMFYGNGTARLVRNSAWRDQGAGVLPDLGSHLLDTLRFWFGDISDDFRVISANSFENRAPDHVVIGCEAGSPRIELEMTLLSWRNHFTCDIFAENGTAHIASLCKWGPTTFTHRRRVLPSGRPPEQDVTLVQDDPTWALEYDHFKRLIAEAAPANLSNDRWLLRVLGQLSATAVKVANAQ comes from the coding sequence ATGCGGATGCTTGTTGTCGGCTACGGCGTTCAGGGCAAGAAACGGCACCGGATTGCCGGTGATGAGGCGGCCGGCATAGTCGATCCCGTCGCGCCGGAAGCCAATTGGCGCGATGTCCGCGATGTGCCGCTCGACGCTTATGACGCCGTGCTGGCCTGCATTCCGGACGAGCCGAAGGTCGAGATCCTCAAATACCTGCTCGGTAACGGCAAGCACGTGCTGGTCGAAAAGCCGCTGCATGCCGAAAGCGACGCCGAACTGGCCGAGCTTGAGGCCGTCGCGCGGGCCAACCGCGCGATCTGCTATACGGCCTACAATCACCGCTTCGAGCCGCACTATGTGCGCATGCGCGACCTAGTGCAGTCGGGCGAACTCGGCCGCATCTATCGCTGCCGCATGTTCTACGGCAACGGCACGGCGCGGCTGGTGCGTAATTCGGCGTGGCGCGATCAGGGCGCCGGCGTTTTGCCGGATCTCGGCTCGCATCTGCTCGACACATTGCGCTTCTGGTTCGGCGACATCAGCGACGATTTCCGCGTGATCTCTGCGAACAGCTTCGAGAACCGGGCGCCCGACCATGTCGTGATCGGCTGCGAGGCTGGTAGCCCGCGCATCGAACTCGAGATGACGCTGCTGTCGTGGCGCAACCATTTCACTTGCGACATCTTCGCCGAGAACGGTACGGCGCATATCGCCTCGCTGTGCAAGTGGGGGCCGACAACCTTTACCCATCGCCGCCGCGTCTTGCCGAGCGGTCGTCCGCCCGAGCAGGACGTCACGCTGGTTCAGGACGACCCGACCTGGGCGCTTGAATATGATCACTTCAAACGTCTGATCGCCGAGGCGGCGCCGGCAAATCTTTCAAACGATCGCTGGCTGCTGCGGGTGCTTGGACAGCTGTCAGCCACTGCGGTCAAGGTCGCGAACGCACAATGA
- a CDS encoding PfkB family carbohydrate kinase: MMDDASKSLVSHKIKTADEIAKLIGARPRAKKVVMCHGTFDIVHPGHVRHLLYAKSKGDLLVASLTADAHIAKANFRPFVPQELRAFNLAALEVVDFVVIDHLPTPIENIKVIKPDYFAKGYEYVKGGLPPRTADEKTAVESYGGEILFTPGDIVYSSSHIIETEPPAIATEKLLSLLQAEKLSFDSLKEAAGKLKDIRVHVIGDTIVDSYTHTVLIGGMTKTPTMSVRFENRKDFVGGAGIVAKHLRAAGAKVTYSTVLGNDKLAEFALDDLKEAGVECVPIIDPTRPTTNKNAIIAGGYNLLKVDTLDNRSISERVVETLKSQVEETPADIVVFSDFRHGMFNRDTIPGLTAAIPKDAFRVADSQVASRWGNILEFQGFDLITPNEREARFALGDQDSVVRPLGLELYKQAHCKTLILKLGERGLMTFRSIPEEEQDVRAFFAVDTFAERIVDAVGSGDALLAYAALSLFSTGSSVIASVLGSLAAAVECEHEGNVPVRPKDVIDKLERFERFANYA; encoded by the coding sequence ATGATGGATGATGCCAGTAAGTCGCTCGTCAGTCACAAGATCAAGACTGCGGACGAAATTGCGAAGCTGATCGGCGCCAGGCCGCGCGCGAAGAAAGTCGTGATGTGCCACGGCACCTTCGACATCGTGCATCCAGGCCATGTGCGTCATCTGCTCTATGCAAAGAGCAAGGGCGATCTCCTCGTCGCGAGCCTCACCGCCGATGCCCATATCGCGAAGGCGAATTTCCGGCCGTTCGTTCCGCAGGAACTGCGCGCGTTCAATCTCGCGGCGCTCGAAGTCGTCGATTTTGTGGTCATCGACCACCTGCCGACTCCGATCGAGAACATCAAGGTTATCAAGCCGGACTATTTCGCCAAGGGCTATGAATATGTGAAGGGCGGTCTGCCGCCGCGCACCGCCGATGAAAAGACCGCGGTCGAGTCCTATGGCGGCGAGATTCTCTTCACGCCCGGCGACATCGTCTACTCCTCCTCGCACATCATCGAGACCGAGCCGCCGGCGATCGCGACCGAAAAGCTGCTGTCGCTGCTTCAGGCTGAGAAGCTCAGCTTCGATTCCCTCAAGGAAGCGGCCGGCAAGCTCAAGGACATCCGCGTTCACGTCATCGGCGACACGATCGTCGACAGCTACACGCATACGGTTTTGATCGGCGGCATGACCAAGACGCCGACGATGAGCGTGCGCTTCGAGAATCGAAAGGACTTCGTCGGCGGCGCGGGCATTGTCGCAAAGCACTTGCGCGCGGCAGGCGCCAAGGTGACCTATTCGACCGTGCTCGGTAACGACAAGCTCGCCGAATTTGCCCTCGACGATCTCAAGGAAGCCGGTGTCGAATGCGTCCCGATCATCGACCCGACACGGCCCACCACGAACAAGAATGCGATCATCGCCGGCGGCTACAATCTTCTGAAGGTCGACACGCTCGATAATCGCTCGATTTCCGAGCGGGTGGTCGAAACGCTGAAGTCGCAGGTCGAGGAAACGCCGGCCGACATCGTCGTCTTTTCCGACTTCCGGCATGGCATGTTCAACCGCGACACGATCCCCGGTTTGACCGCTGCGATTCCGAAGGACGCGTTCCGTGTCGCCGACAGTCAGGTTGCTTCGCGCTGGGGCAATATCCTGGAGTTCCAGGGCTTCGACCTGATTACGCCGAATGAGCGCGAGGCACGTTTTGCGCTTGGCGATCAGGACTCGGTCGTGCGTCCGCTCGGGCTTGAGCTTTACAAGCAGGCGCATTGCAAGACGCTGATCCTGAAGCTGGGCGAGCGCGGCCTGATGACCTTCCGCTCGATTCCCGAGGAGGAGCAGGACGTGCGTGCCTTCTTCGCCGTGGATACTTTCGCGGAAAGGATCGTCGATGCTGTGGGCTCCGGCGATGCGTTGCTGGCCTATGCGGCGCTGTCGCTATTCTCGACGGGCAGCAGCGTGATTGCTTCCGTGCTTGGATCGTTGGCGGCCGCCGTCGAGTGCGAACACGAAGGCAATGTGCCGGTTCGTCCGAAGGACGTCATCGACAAGCTCGAGCGTTTCGAACGCTTTGCCAATTACGCGTGA
- a CDS encoding GDP-mannose 4,6-dehydratase has translation MSTKPVAIVTGGAGFIGSHMVDLLIERGFKVRVIDNLVGGREANIAHHADNPDFTFASSDIRDYQPGNPLFDGVDYVIHFAGIGDIVPSIERPMEYMSANVQGTVHMLECARAANGGKGVKKFVYAASSSCYGLASTPTREDHPIQTEYPYALSKYQGEQATFHWNKVYKLPVNSIRIFNAYGTRSRTSGAYGAVFGVFLKQKLAGKPFTVVGDGTQTRDFLYVTDIAAAFLRAAETEKTGQVWNLGAGNPQSVNRLVELLGGPVVHIPKRPGEPDCTFADITKIRRDLNWEPSVSFEQGVARVVENIEYWRDAPLWEPSSIAKATAGWFNALSAGGKQ, from the coding sequence ATGAGCACAAAGCCTGTTGCGATCGTTACCGGTGGCGCCGGGTTCATCGGCAGCCATATGGTGGATCTGTTGATTGAACGCGGGTTCAAGGTCAGGGTCATCGACAATCTGGTCGGCGGCCGTGAGGCGAATATCGCCCATCACGCCGACAATCCGGACTTTACCTTCGCCTCGTCGGACATCCGCGATTATCAGCCCGGCAACCCGCTGTTCGACGGCGTCGACTATGTGATTCACTTCGCCGGCATTGGCGACATCGTGCCGTCGATCGAGCGGCCGATGGAATACATGTCGGCCAATGTGCAGGGCACGGTGCACATGCTGGAATGCGCCCGCGCGGCCAATGGCGGCAAGGGCGTAAAGAAGTTCGTCTATGCCGCATCGTCATCGTGCTACGGGCTTGCTTCGACTCCGACTCGCGAAGACCATCCGATCCAGACCGAATATCCCTACGCGCTGAGCAAGTATCAGGGCGAGCAGGCGACCTTTCACTGGAACAAGGTCTACAAGCTCCCGGTCAACTCGATCCGCATCTTCAACGCCTATGGCACACGCTCGCGCACCTCGGGCGCCTATGGCGCTGTGTTTGGGGTGTTCCTCAAGCAGAAACTCGCGGGCAAGCCGTTCACCGTGGTCGGTGACGGCACTCAGACCCGCGATTTCCTCTACGTCACCGACATCGCTGCCGCCTTCCTGCGCGCGGCCGAGACCGAAAAGACCGGCCAGGTTTGGAATCTCGGCGCCGGCAATCCGCAATCGGTCAATCGTCTGGTCGAATTGCTTGGCGGGCCCGTGGTGCATATTCCAAAACGCCCCGGCGAGCCCGATTGCACTTTTGCCGACATCACAAAAATCCGCCGCGACCTCAATTGGGAGCCGTCCGTCAGCTTCGAGCAGGGCGTGGCGCGAGTTGTTGAGAACATTGAATATTGGCGGGACGCTCCGCTGTGGGAGCCGTCGTCAATCGCAAAAGCAACGGCCGGGTGGTTCAACGCACTTTCCGCCGGGGGCAAGCAATGA
- a CDS encoding NAD(P)-dependent oxidoreductase, whose translation MFEKVFITGGAGYVGHVLTPRLLARGYKVTVYDTLFFGARFPNDPNLRVIQGDIRDTEKLAAAVQGHDAVLHLACISNDASFELDENLSKTINYDCFEPMVLACKNAGVKRFVYASSSSVYGVSDSPNVTEEHPLVPLTLYNKYKGMCEPLLWKYNSDDFTTTVIRPATICGYSPRTRLDLSVNILTNHAVNKGTITVFGGAQMRPNLHVEDMVDAYELMLQAPHEKIHREIFNIGFQNHSIANIAEMAKKVVEEELPDRGPINIVTTPSNDNRSYHVNSDKVTRVLGFRPKRTIEDAVRDLTRAFRNHLLPASFDDDWYYNVRTMKKIGAK comes from the coding sequence TTGTTCGAGAAGGTCTTTATCACCGGTGGCGCCGGCTACGTTGGGCACGTTCTGACGCCCCGTCTTCTGGCGCGTGGCTACAAGGTCACAGTCTACGACACGCTGTTCTTCGGCGCGCGGTTCCCGAATGATCCGAATCTGCGGGTCATTCAGGGCGACATTCGCGATACCGAAAAGCTCGCCGCGGCGGTCCAGGGTCACGACGCGGTCCTGCATCTGGCCTGCATCTCCAACGATGCCAGCTTCGAGCTCGACGAGAACCTGTCCAAGACAATCAATTACGATTGCTTCGAGCCGATGGTGCTGGCTTGCAAGAACGCCGGCGTGAAGCGCTTTGTCTATGCCTCGTCGAGCTCGGTCTACGGCGTGTCGGATTCGCCCAACGTCACCGAAGAGCATCCGCTGGTCCCGCTCACCCTGTACAACAAGTACAAGGGCATGTGCGAACCGCTGCTGTGGAAGTACAACTCCGACGACTTCACTACGACGGTGATTCGCCCGGCGACCATCTGCGGCTACAGCCCGCGCACCCGCCTCGACCTGTCGGTCAACATCCTGACCAATCATGCGGTCAACAAGGGCACGATCACGGTCTTCGGCGGCGCGCAGATGCGGCCCAATCTCCATGTCGAGGACATGGTCGACGCCTACGAACTGATGCTCCAGGCGCCGCACGAGAAGATTCATCGCGAGATTTTCAACATCGGCTTCCAGAATCATTCGATTGCCAACATCGCCGAGATGGCGAAGAAGGTGGTCGAAGAGGAGTTGCCCGATCGCGGCCCGATCAACATCGTGACCACGCCGTCGAACGACAACCGCTCTTATCACGTCAATTCCGACAAGGTCACCCGCGTGCTCGGCTTCAGGCCGAAGCGGACGATCGAGGACGCGGTGCGCGACCTGACGCGCGCCTTCCGCAACCACCTGCTGCCGGCGAGCTTCGATGACGATTGGTATTACAACGTCAGGACGATGAAGAAAATCGGCGCGAAATGA
- a CDS encoding transaldolase, with the protein MTSVASLKIKIFADGADLQSMKNLYTNPVVKGFTTNPTLMKQAGVTDYVDFAHKVLAAIPDRPVSFEVFADEFDEMEAQALKIASWGSNVNIKIPVTNTKGVFTGPLISRLVSRGVQVNVTAVFTLDQVEKIAAALNSDVPAIVSVFAGRIADSGIDPVPLMTKAAKILQASRPKAELLWASPRELLNVIQADEVGCGIITVTNDILKKLSLIGKDQDAYSLETVKMFYNDAQAAGFKIAT; encoded by the coding sequence ATGACGAGTGTTGCCTCTTTGAAGATCAAGATTTTCGCCGACGGTGCGGATCTTCAGAGCATGAAGAACCTCTACACCAATCCCGTCGTGAAGGGCTTCACGACCAACCCCACCTTGATGAAACAGGCGGGCGTTACGGACTATGTCGATTTCGCCCACAAGGTTCTTGCGGCGATTCCGGATCGTCCGGTTTCGTTCGAAGTCTTCGCCGACGAGTTCGACGAGATGGAAGCGCAGGCGCTCAAGATCGCGTCCTGGGGCTCCAATGTGAACATCAAGATTCCTGTCACCAATACGAAGGGCGTCTTTACCGGTCCCTTGATCTCGCGTCTCGTGAGCCGTGGCGTCCAGGTTAACGTCACCGCGGTTTTCACGCTCGATCAGGTCGAGAAGATTGCTGCCGCCCTCAATTCTGATGTGCCGGCGATCGTGTCGGTGTTCGCCGGGCGCATCGCCGATTCCGGTATCGATCCGGTACCGCTGATGACCAAGGCGGCGAAGATTCTGCAGGCGTCGCGGCCGAAGGCGGAACTACTGTGGGCGAGCCCGCGCGAATTGCTGAACGTGATCCAGGCCGACGAGGTCGGTTGCGGCATCATCACCGTGACGAATGACATCCTCAAGAAACTGTCCCTGATCGGGAAAGACCAAGACGCCTATTCGTTAGAAACCGTAAAGATGTTTTATAACGACGCGCAGGCAGCCGGTTTTAAGATTGCGACTTAA